A stretch of the Mycobacteroides immunogenum genome encodes the following:
- a CDS encoding NAD-dependent succinate-semialdehyde dehydrogenase translates to MVANALIHQDRHGPTFPVVNPATEEVLAGVADVNGTAALTALDNAVAAQRSWAATTPQQRSDVLMRAYTLMIQRTEDLALLMTLEMGKPLAESRGEVAYAAEFFRWFAGEAVRLDGGVMLAPDGQSRLIVTHRPVGPCLLITPWNFPLAMGTRKIGPALAAGCTCLVKPAEQTPLSMLALLGILREAGVPDGVVSVITTADPAATMAPLLADPRVRKLSFTGSTEVGRSLLAQCAPTVKRTSMELGGNAPFIVFDDADPDEAAAGALIAKMRNIGQACTAANRIYVQRGIAAAFTEALTDKLATLRMGPGIEPGVDVGPLIDPDAVAKADRLVADARKRGATVRLGGELPEGIGYFYPPSVLTDVPDDSDMMRTEIFAPVAAIASFESEEEVVARANDSEFGLVAYLYTNDTRRGWRVSEQLETGMVGLNRPVVSTPAAPFGGVKQSGIGREGGFAGIEEFMETKYIGAAV, encoded by the coding sequence GTGGTCGCCAATGCCCTCATCCACCAGGACCGCCACGGCCCCACCTTTCCCGTCGTGAACCCCGCCACCGAGGAAGTGCTGGCCGGGGTTGCCGATGTGAACGGCACCGCGGCACTTACGGCATTGGACAATGCCGTTGCCGCCCAAAGATCCTGGGCGGCAACGACACCGCAGCAGCGTTCCGACGTACTGATGCGCGCCTACACCCTGATGATCCAGCGCACCGAGGACCTGGCCCTGCTCATGACCCTGGAGATGGGCAAGCCCCTGGCCGAGTCACGGGGTGAAGTCGCCTATGCGGCAGAGTTTTTCCGCTGGTTCGCGGGCGAGGCTGTCCGCCTGGACGGCGGCGTGATGCTGGCACCGGACGGCCAGTCGCGGTTGATCGTGACACACCGTCCGGTCGGACCATGCCTACTGATCACCCCCTGGAACTTCCCGCTGGCCATGGGAACCCGCAAGATCGGCCCCGCGCTGGCCGCGGGCTGCACGTGCTTGGTCAAACCCGCCGAGCAGACACCACTATCGATGCTTGCCCTGCTGGGCATCCTGCGCGAGGCGGGAGTGCCCGACGGCGTGGTCTCGGTCATCACCACCGCCGATCCCGCCGCGACCATGGCGCCACTGCTCGCCGATCCCCGTGTCCGCAAGCTTTCCTTCACCGGGTCCACCGAGGTGGGACGCTCCCTACTCGCGCAGTGCGCGCCCACCGTCAAACGCACCTCCATGGAACTGGGCGGCAACGCGCCGTTCATCGTCTTTGACGATGCCGACCCCGACGAGGCCGCCGCCGGTGCGCTGATTGCCAAGATGCGCAACATCGGCCAGGCCTGCACCGCCGCCAACAGAATCTACGTGCAGCGCGGTATCGCCGCGGCGTTCACCGAGGCGCTCACCGACAAACTCGCCACACTGCGCATGGGGCCGGGCATCGAGCCTGGCGTCGATGTGGGTCCGCTGATCGACCCCGATGCCGTGGCCAAGGCCGATCGGCTGGTCGCGGACGCCCGGAAGCGCGGCGCCACAGTGCGACTGGGCGGAGAGCTGCCCGAGGGTATCGGCTACTTCTATCCACCGTCGGTGCTGACCGACGTGCCCGACGACAGCGACATGATGCGTACCGAGATCTTCGCGCCGGTTGCCGCGATCGCCAGCTTCGAGTCCGAGGAAGAGGTGGTCGCGCGTGCCAACGATTCGGAATTCGGTTTGGTGGCATATCTTTACACCAATGACACCCGACGGGGGTGGCGCGTTTCCGAACAGCTGGAGACGGGCATGGTGGGCCTGAACCGGCCCGTCGTCTCCACACCTGCCGCGCCATTCGGTGGCGTCAAACAGTCCGGCATCGGACGCGAAGGCGGTTTCGCGGGAATAGAGGAGTTCATGGAGACCAAGTACATCGGCGCGGCGGTATGA
- a CDS encoding isocitrate/isopropylmalate dehydrogenase family protein gives MSDRMRVATIPGDGIGVDVTREAVKVMDAATGDRIEWTEFDYSCERYAKTGAMMPPEAPATLAGFDAILLGAVGYPGVPDDVSLWGLLIPLRRAFNQYVNLRPVRLLPGISSPLAGVPADALSMVIVRENTEGEYSPIGGVHNHGSHNEFALQESVFTRIGCERIIRYAFELAASAGFRVCSATKSNGIIHSMPYWDSIFHQIAAEYPQIPSVSMHVDALAARMVSDPASLDVIVASNLFGDILSDLAAAITGGLGLAASGNINPERTAISMFESVHGSAPDIAGQGIANPVAQILAGAMLLDHLNEPETANKIRLAVDRVLGEGRVRTPDLGGTATTEQLGTAIAEAAR, from the coding sequence ATGAGCGACCGGATGCGGGTAGCCACCATCCCGGGCGACGGCATCGGTGTCGACGTCACCCGGGAAGCCGTCAAGGTGATGGACGCCGCCACCGGCGACCGGATCGAATGGACCGAATTCGATTACTCCTGCGAGAGATACGCCAAGACCGGGGCGATGATGCCTCCCGAGGCGCCCGCGACGCTCGCCGGGTTCGACGCGATTCTGCTCGGCGCCGTGGGATACCCCGGAGTTCCCGACGACGTATCACTGTGGGGCCTACTGATCCCGCTGCGGCGCGCGTTCAACCAGTATGTGAACCTGCGGCCGGTACGGCTACTGCCCGGAATCTCCTCGCCCCTGGCCGGAGTGCCGGCCGATGCCCTGTCCATGGTGATCGTCCGCGAGAACACCGAGGGTGAGTATTCACCGATCGGCGGTGTCCACAATCACGGTAGCCACAACGAATTCGCGCTACAGGAGTCGGTTTTCACCCGAATCGGGTGCGAGCGGATCATCCGGTACGCGTTCGAGCTAGCCGCCTCGGCGGGTTTCCGGGTCTGCTCGGCCACCAAGTCGAACGGCATTATTCATTCAATGCCTTACTGGGACAGCATCTTCCATCAGATCGCGGCCGAGTATCCACAGATCCCATCCGTATCGATGCATGTGGACGCCCTGGCAGCGCGAATGGTGAGCGACCCGGCCAGCCTGGACGTCATCGTGGCCTCCAACCTCTTTGGCGACATCCTTTCCGACCTGGCGGCAGCCATCACCGGCGGACTCGGCCTGGCAGCGTCGGGAAACATCAACCCGGAACGCACCGCCATCTCCATGTTCGAGTCGGTACACGGCTCGGCTCCCGATATCGCCGGGCAGGGCATCGCCAATCCCGTGGCGCAGATACTTGCCGGGGCCATGCTTCTCGATCACCTCAACGAACCCGAAACGGCCAACAAGATCCGGCTCGCCGTCGACCGGGTGTTGGGCGAAGGTCGCGTCCGGACCCCCGATCTGGGCGGCACCGCCACCACCGAACAACTCGGTACGGCAATCGCCGAAGCCGCTCGGTGA
- a CDS encoding fumarate reductase/succinate dehydrogenase flavoprotein subunit — protein sequence MAELERHQYDVVVIGAGGAGLRAVIEAREQGFKVAVVCKSLFGKAHTVMAEGGCAASMGNANDKDSWQIHFGDTMRGGKFLNNWRMAELHAREAPDRVWELETYGALFDRTKDGRISQRNFGGHTYPRLAHVGDRTGLEIIRTMQQKIVSLQQEDFAETGDYEARIKIFAECTITDLLLDSTDGVSRISGAFGYWRESGRFILFEAPAVVLATGGIGKSFKVSSNSWEYTGDGHALALRAGGTLINMEFIQFHPTGMVWPPSVKGILVTEGVRGDGGVLKNSEGKRFMFDYIPAVFKGQYAETEEEADQWLKDNDSARRTPDLLPRDEVARAINSEVKAGRGTPHGGVYLDIASRIPTEEIKKRLPSMYHQFKELAEVDITKDDMEVGPTCHYVMGGIEVDPDSGAATVPGLFAAGECSGGMHGSNRLGGNSLSDLLVFGRRAGLGAADYVKGLTSRPQITEADVDKAAALALAPFGDPAAAGAENPYTLHTDLQQAMNDLVGIIRKEEEVEQALVKLNELKERFKHVAVEGHRQFNPGWHLAIDMRNMLLVSECVAKAALLRTESRGGHTRDDHPNMDATWRKTLLVCSTTGGDPAVPDVLVTPEPQVPMRPDLLELFEIGELEKYFTPEELAEHPGRKS from the coding sequence ATGGCTGAACTCGAACGGCACCAATACGACGTGGTCGTGATCGGTGCCGGCGGCGCCGGCCTGCGCGCCGTCATCGAGGCACGTGAACAGGGTTTCAAGGTCGCGGTGGTGTGCAAGTCCCTGTTCGGCAAGGCACACACCGTGATGGCCGAGGGCGGGTGCGCGGCGTCGATGGGAAATGCCAACGACAAGGACAGCTGGCAGATTCATTTCGGTGACACCATGCGTGGCGGAAAGTTCCTGAACAACTGGCGTATGGCCGAGCTGCACGCACGAGAAGCACCGGACCGCGTCTGGGAACTGGAAACGTACGGCGCGCTGTTCGACCGAACCAAGGACGGCCGGATCAGCCAGCGCAACTTCGGCGGCCACACCTACCCACGGCTGGCGCACGTGGGTGACCGCACCGGCCTGGAGATCATCCGCACCATGCAGCAGAAGATCGTGTCGCTGCAACAGGAGGACTTCGCCGAGACCGGCGACTACGAGGCGCGTATCAAGATCTTCGCCGAATGCACCATCACCGACCTGCTGCTGGACAGCACCGACGGCGTCTCCAGAATCTCCGGCGCCTTCGGGTATTGGCGCGAAAGTGGCCGTTTCATTCTGTTCGAAGCTCCCGCAGTGGTTTTGGCGACGGGCGGAATCGGCAAGTCGTTCAAGGTCTCGTCGAACTCCTGGGAGTACACCGGCGACGGGCATGCCCTGGCGCTGCGTGCCGGCGGAACGCTGATCAACATGGAGTTCATCCAGTTCCACCCCACCGGCATGGTCTGGCCGCCCTCGGTCAAAGGCATCCTGGTCACCGAGGGCGTGCGCGGTGATGGTGGCGTGCTGAAGAACTCCGAAGGCAAGCGCTTCATGTTCGACTACATCCCTGCGGTGTTCAAGGGCCAATACGCCGAGACCGAGGAAGAAGCCGATCAGTGGCTCAAGGACAACGACTCGGCACGGCGCACCCCCGACCTGCTGCCCCGTGACGAGGTGGCCCGTGCCATCAACTCCGAAGTCAAGGCAGGACGTGGTACTCCGCACGGCGGCGTGTACCTGGATATCGCCTCGCGTATCCCCACCGAGGAGATCAAGAAGCGGCTGCCGTCGATGTACCACCAGTTCAAGGAGCTGGCCGAGGTCGACATCACCAAGGACGACATGGAAGTCGGACCCACCTGTCACTACGTGATGGGCGGCATCGAGGTCGACCCCGACAGTGGTGCCGCCACCGTGCCGGGCCTGTTCGCCGCGGGCGAGTGCTCCGGCGGCATGCACGGTTCAAACCGGTTGGGCGGCAATTCACTTTCCGATCTGCTGGTATTCGGGCGGCGGGCGGGCCTGGGCGCCGCCGACTACGTGAAGGGCCTGACGTCTCGCCCGCAGATCACCGAGGCTGACGTCGACAAGGCGGCTGCTCTGGCACTGGCGCCCTTCGGTGACCCCGCAGCCGCAGGTGCCGAAAACCCCTACACCCTGCACACCGATTTGCAGCAGGCGATGAATGACCTGGTCGGAATCATCCGCAAGGAGGAAGAAGTCGAGCAGGCCCTCGTGAAGCTCAACGAGCTCAAGGAGCGTTTCAAACACGTTGCGGTGGAAGGGCACCGGCAGTTCAACCCGGGCTGGCATCTGGCGATCGACATGCGCAACATGCTGCTCGTCAGCGAATGCGTGGCCAAGGCAGCACTGCTGCGCACCGAGAGCCGTGGCGGGCACACCCGCGATGATCACCCCAACATGGATGCCACCTGGCGCAAAACGCTGCTGGTCTGCAGCACCACCGGTGGCGATCCGGCGGTTCCCGATGTGCTCGTCACACCCGAACCACAGGTCCCGATGCGCCCAGATCTCTTGGAACTGTTCGAGATCGGCGAGCTGGAGAAGTACTTCACACCCGAAGAACTGGCAGAGCACCCAGGAAGGAAGTCCTGA
- a CDS encoding succinate dehydrogenase/fumarate reductase iron-sulfur subunit: MSYDAHLRVWRGDDDGGELIDFTVPVSEGEVVLDIIHRIQATQASDLAVRWNCKAGKCGSCSAEINGRPRLMCMTRMSTFDESETVTVTPLRAFPVIRDLVTDVSFNYQKAREVQSFTPPKGLKPGEYRMQQEDVERSQEFRKCIECFLCQNTCHAVRDHEENKKAFAGPRYLMRVAELEMHPLDVADRREVAQEELGLGYCNITKCCTEVCPEGIHITDNALIPMKERVADRKYDPIVWLGNKLFRR; this comes from the coding sequence GTGAGCTATGACGCGCACCTCCGGGTCTGGCGAGGCGACGACGACGGCGGAGAGCTCATCGACTTCACCGTTCCGGTCAGCGAGGGCGAGGTGGTGCTCGACATCATCCACCGCATCCAGGCCACCCAGGCCTCAGACCTGGCGGTGCGCTGGAACTGCAAGGCAGGCAAGTGCGGATCGTGCTCGGCCGAGATCAACGGCCGTCCCCGGCTGATGTGCATGACCCGGATGTCGACGTTCGACGAGTCCGAGACCGTCACCGTGACCCCGTTGCGCGCCTTCCCGGTGATCCGCGACCTGGTCACCGATGTGTCGTTCAACTATCAAAAAGCCAGGGAAGTCCAGTCATTCACCCCACCCAAGGGCCTCAAGCCCGGCGAGTACCGGATGCAGCAGGAGGACGTGGAGCGCTCGCAAGAATTCCGCAAGTGCATCGAATGTTTCCTGTGCCAAAACACATGCCACGCGGTGCGCGACCACGAAGAGAACAAGAAGGCCTTCGCCGGCCCGCGCTACCTGATGCGCGTGGCCGAGCTTGAGATGCACCCGCTCGATGTCGCCGACCGGCGTGAGGTGGCGCAGGAGGAGCTCGGCCTGGGCTACTGCAACATCACCAAATGCTGCACCGAGGTGTGCCCGGAGGGCATCCACATCACCGACAACGCCCTGATCCCCATGAAGGAACGCGTCGCCGATCGCAAGTACGACCCAATCGTCTGGTTGGGTAACAAGCTATTTCGCCGTTAG
- a CDS encoding SRPBCC family protein, translating to METWLIIVITVACLAAAAAVVGLILLAILAAGGISAARFNLTPVAADQLREYLDSEASFAVTVQRDFFNPPDQVFKALLDERFLSWTPFTKGVDYAGTALREVGTKRALINTFIVLAEQIVVSEPARALGVTATACSVPLVLDSAAEVFEVLDNGSGGTRLIWHLGGTPRWVGWLPLRAFAPIVRPFIKWHLGKLRPIVGRR from the coding sequence TTGGAAACCTGGCTGATCATCGTCATCACGGTTGCGTGCCTGGCGGCCGCCGCAGCTGTTGTCGGCTTGATTCTGTTGGCGATCCTGGCCGCGGGCGGAATCTCCGCGGCCCGTTTCAACCTCACCCCCGTGGCCGCCGATCAGCTACGCGAGTACCTGGACTCCGAGGCGTCCTTCGCCGTCACCGTGCAACGCGATTTCTTCAACCCACCCGACCAGGTGTTCAAAGCGTTACTCGACGAACGATTCTTGAGCTGGACCCCGTTCACCAAAGGTGTGGACTACGCGGGGACCGCACTGCGCGAGGTCGGGACCAAGCGTGCGCTGATCAACACCTTCATCGTGCTGGCCGAGCAGATCGTTGTCAGCGAACCGGCCCGGGCGCTTGGCGTCACCGCCACCGCGTGTTCTGTTCCGCTAGTTCTTGATTCGGCGGCCGAAGTCTTTGAGGTACTGGATAACGGATCGGGCGGGACGCGGCTCATCTGGCACCTCGGCGGAACACCCCGCTGGGTGGGCTGGCTACCGCTGCGGGCCTTCGCCCCCATCGTCCGCCCCTTCATCAAATGGCACCTGGGCAAGCTCCGTCCTATTGTCGGGCGCCGCTGA
- a CDS encoding ArsR/SmtB family transcription factor — MDVFEAVAEPSRRILLDALAGGEWAAGDLVATLPDLTQPTVSRHLRVLREVGLVDVRPDAQRRVYALRPHGLLQIDQWIEPYRHFWNG; from the coding sequence ATGGACGTCTTCGAGGCGGTGGCCGAGCCAAGCCGGCGGATTCTGCTCGATGCGCTGGCGGGCGGCGAATGGGCCGCCGGTGACCTCGTCGCGACACTGCCCGACCTGACACAACCCACGGTTTCGCGCCACTTAAGGGTGCTCCGCGAAGTGGGACTGGTGGACGTTAGGCCAGACGCACAACGCCGGGTTTACGCGCTGCGCCCCCACGGCCTGCTCCAGATCGACCAATGGATCGAGCCATACCGGCATTTCTGGAATGGGTAA
- a CDS encoding winged helix-turn-helix transcriptional regulator, protein MELERLLRDRSRWNTDACSIGKALDLLGTKTAFLIVRECFYGSTRFDEFAERIGVSAPAVSRALRQLETAGVVEKSPYREPGQRERDGYVLTRMGEDLLPVLLSLLKWGDEYLQDGHKPLALIDKQTGREVGVEVTSSPGRAVSADGIEVRAARR, encoded by the coding sequence ATGGAGCTCGAGCGGCTGTTGCGGGATCGCTCTCGATGGAACACCGATGCGTGCTCGATTGGGAAGGCCCTGGATCTGCTCGGCACCAAGACGGCGTTCTTAATCGTGCGCGAATGCTTCTATGGCTCAACACGGTTCGACGAGTTCGCCGAGCGAATCGGCGTATCGGCACCCGCCGTGTCGCGTGCGCTCAGGCAGCTGGAGACGGCGGGTGTCGTGGAGAAGTCGCCGTACCGCGAACCGGGCCAGCGGGAGCGGGATGGGTATGTGCTGACCCGCATGGGCGAGGACCTGCTCCCGGTGCTGCTGTCCCTGCTCAAGTGGGGCGACGAGTATCTACAGGACGGGCACAAGCCGTTGGCGTTGATCGACAAGCAAACAGGCAGGGAAGTTGGGGTCGAAGTAACGTCGAGCCCGGGTCGGGCAGTGTCTGCCGATGGCATCGAGGTCCGTGCCGCGCGACGCTAG
- a CDS encoding SDR family oxidoreductase translates to MIENKVVLVTGGRRGLGAAIVDEVLSRGARTVYSTAREPFEDPRAQVITKQLEVTSEASVAALARDLTDVEIVVNNAGVLHPDSLLTGDFESIDATFQTNVFGPLRIVRAFAPILKANGGGAIVNVHSVLSWLGGAGAYGASKAAIWSLSNSLRLELEAQSTQVLGVHAGFIDTDMVSAMPVPKTPPAVIAARIIDALEKGDSEVLTDDLTVQIKSQLAGPVENLAYRSGR, encoded by the coding sequence ATGATCGAAAACAAGGTCGTACTGGTCACCGGTGGCCGCCGCGGATTGGGCGCTGCCATCGTCGACGAGGTACTGAGCCGCGGTGCGCGCACGGTGTACAGCACCGCCCGCGAGCCATTCGAGGATCCGCGTGCGCAGGTCATCACCAAACAACTCGAAGTCACCTCCGAGGCCTCGGTGGCGGCACTGGCCCGCGACCTCACGGACGTGGAGATCGTGGTCAACAACGCCGGTGTGCTACATCCTGATTCGCTGCTCACCGGAGACTTCGAGAGCATCGACGCGACATTCCAGACCAATGTCTTCGGACCGCTGCGGATCGTCAGGGCATTCGCGCCGATCCTCAAGGCCAACGGCGGCGGGGCGATCGTGAATGTCCACTCGGTGCTCTCGTGGCTGGGCGGTGCCGGCGCCTACGGGGCATCGAAGGCGGCCATCTGGTCGCTATCCAATTCGCTGCGCCTGGAGCTCGAAGCGCAGAGCACGCAGGTACTCGGCGTCCATGCCGGCTTCATCGACACCGACATGGTGTCGGCAATGCCCGTCCCTAAAACACCGCCCGCGGTGATCGCGGCACGCATCATCGACGCGCTGGAAAAGGGCGACAGCGAGGTACTCACCGATGACCTCACCGTGCAGATCAAGTCCCAGCTGGCCGGGCCTGTCGAGAACCTCGCCTACCGCAGCGGACGCTGA
- a CDS encoding tautomerase family protein: protein MPLWTIYHTPNVFSDKEKSDLANSITDVYVTVGLPRFYVVTVFKQIEPDDLYVGGERAGTAVRIVVDHIARTLPDKAARERSALRLGGVLRPYLERPGLHWEFHVDETSEELWMINGLVPPPMNSEAEREWARTNQSSPYAAPA, encoded by the coding sequence ATGCCGCTGTGGACGATCTATCACACGCCAAACGTCTTTTCCGACAAGGAAAAATCCGATCTCGCAAACAGCATCACCGACGTGTACGTCACCGTGGGCCTCCCCCGGTTTTACGTCGTCACAGTGTTCAAACAGATCGAACCGGACGACTTGTATGTCGGCGGTGAACGGGCCGGCACCGCCGTGCGGATCGTTGTCGATCACATTGCGCGCACCCTGCCCGACAAGGCCGCACGCGAGCGCAGCGCCCTGCGGCTGGGCGGCGTGCTCAGGCCGTATCTGGAACGGCCGGGCCTGCACTGGGAGTTCCACGTTGACGAGACCAGCGAGGAACTCTGGATGATCAACGGGCTGGTACCGCCGCCGATGAACTCGGAGGCTGAACGTGAATGGGCCCGGACCAATCAGTCCAGTCCCTACGCCGCACCGGCCTAG
- a CDS encoding flavin reductase family protein — MTSDTTLDAATLREAFGHFPTGVVAIAAEIGGTRTGLAASTFVPVSLDPPLVAFCVQNSSSTWPNLRAAPRLGISVLGESHDDAARTLAAKTGDRFAGLDTSTTETGAVFIGGTTAWIETSIQSEVPAGDHAIVILNIHGLTVHASVAPIVFHRSKFRKLLG, encoded by the coding sequence ATGACGAGCGACACCACTTTGGACGCGGCGACGCTGCGGGAGGCGTTCGGGCACTTCCCGACCGGCGTAGTTGCGATTGCTGCCGAGATCGGCGGAACGCGAACCGGATTGGCAGCCAGCACGTTTGTGCCGGTGTCGCTGGATCCCCCGCTTGTGGCGTTTTGCGTGCAGAATTCCTCGAGCACATGGCCCAATCTGCGGGCGGCCCCACGGCTGGGTATCAGTGTGCTGGGCGAGTCGCACGACGATGCCGCGCGCACTCTGGCGGCCAAGACCGGTGATCGGTTCGCCGGCCTGGATACCTCGACCACCGAAACCGGTGCGGTGTTCATCGGCGGCACCACGGCCTGGATCGAGACTTCCATCCAGTCCGAGGTGCCCGCCGGTGATCACGCGATTGTCATCTTGAATATTCACGGGCTGACGGTGCATGCGTCGGTCGCACCGATCGTGTTCCACCGCAGCAAGTTCCGCAAGCTACTGGGCTAG